The Salmo salar chromosome ssa06, Ssal_v3.1, whole genome shotgun sequence genome window below encodes:
- the myct1a gene encoding myc target protein 1 homolog yields the protein MAENNTNLFLEILQSFDVVSLIIAFCVSIAVGILLGVLVYVVLTWMSRRRAGSGSITRRPPRPSRTSPRARPGFNRNSSYDRRSNNSLVSAAFSFHRQASSPDQADPLGRKPSFRASTFHPLLQCSQIAREAEEGSQTTLPRTPTLTNSAGSAHQTAAQAAAIPPRPELFWSSSSLRGFHATQTPPPAYESIIRAYQETCT from the coding sequence tcTCCCTGATCATAGCTTTCTGTGTGTCCATTGCGGTGGGCATCCTATTGGGGGTGCTGGTCTATGTTGTCCTGACCTGGATGTCCCGTCGCAGGGCCGGCTCGGGCAGTATCACCCGCCGGCCACCTCGCCCGTCACGCACCTCCCCGCGCGCCCGGCCTGGCTTCAATCGCAACAGCAGCTACGACCGGCGGAGCAACAACAGCCTGGTTAGCGCTGCCTTCAGCTTCCACCGCCAGGCCTCCTCCCCAGACCAGGCTGACCCTTTGGGTCGCAAACCCAGCTTCAGGGCCTCCACCTTTCACCCACTCCTCCAGTGCAGCCAGATCGCCCGAGAAGCTGAGGAGGGGAGCCAGACCACGTTGCCTCGCACTCCAACCCTGACCAATTCAGCTGGGTCAGCCCACCAAACCGCAGCCCAGGCTGCTGCCATCCCACCCAGGCCCGAGTTGTTCTGGAGCAGTAGTAGTCTGAGGGGGTTCCATGCCACACAGACCCCACCTCCTGCTTATGAGAGCATTATAAGGGCCTACCAGGAGACTTGCACCTGA